In Aspergillus nidulans FGSC A4 chromosome II, a single window of DNA contains:
- a CDS encoding putative exopolyphosphatase (transcript_id=CADANIAT00004936) has protein sequence MRVPSPEQSLLQFLRTALQVHHRFVSGSLSRAESPIYVIGNPSADLDSIVSALVYSYFANNRVPRDYPRPHVPVINLDNVSAGPELGRLRPEFVKALQLSRSDAGDTVESSPLEEHFLTVADFANQVKERRLETQLQADSVLVDWNALPVRSSDTRSGNGSLPSLPVEFTVLGCIDHHADEGFLPPIASTQPSLIATTGSCTSLVVTELEKMGLWHKSDEMPPNEEVLAKLAMSPILIDTANLKSKDKVTNLDISARDFLFPKATATDARWDADGFYAEIQETKQNSLDLLTVDEILGRDYKDWDEKPTRHANQLPLRIGICSVVKPIPWIVRKAGNPYAFIDCLKSFASERKLDVVSVMTAFSSKEGRFSRELLVWGLNSEGANAVKALISEASSELGLEEWKSLDEGDDAQGIKDALSALEDDSQLARLWIQTNVAKSRKQVAPLIRAAAASL, from the coding sequence ATGCGAGTTCCTTCCCCCGAGCAGAGtcttcttcaattccttCGTACAGCACTTCAGGTTCATCACCGCTTCGTTTCCGGTTCGCTGTCTCGTGCGGAGTCCCCCATCTACGTCATCGGCAATCCCTCCGCCGACCTCGATTCAATCGTCTCAGCCCTCGTGTACTCGTACTTTGCCAACAATCGTGTTCCACGCGACTACCCACGCCCTCATGTGCCTGTGATTAACCTCGATAATGTTTCCGCCGGGCCCGAACTTGGCAGGTTACGCCCTGAATTCGTGAAAGCACTCCAACTATCTAGATCCGATGCGGGGGACACTGTGGAGAGCTCGCCGCTTGAAGAACACTTTCTGACTGTGGCGGACTTTGCGAACCAAGTGAAGGAACGACGTCTTGAAACCCAATTACAAGCTGATTCTGTCCTGGTAGACTGGAACGCGTTGCCGGTGCGATCTTCGGACACCCGCTCGGGGAATGGTTCCCTACCTAGCCTGCCAGTAGAGTTCACTGTCCTAGGCTGCATTGACCACCATGCAGACGAGGGGTTTCTCCCTCCTATTGCTAGCACCCAGCCTAGCCTGATCGCGACGACCGGTTCATGTACTTCACTCGTCGTCACCGAGCTCGAGAAAATGGGCCTCTGGCACAAATCCGATGAAATGCCCCCAAATGAAGAAGTGTTGGCGAAACTTGCGATGAGCCCAATCCTTATTGACACGGCCAATCTCAAGTCCAAAGACAAAGTGACTAATCTCGATATCTCGGCTCGCGATTTCCTCTTTCCCAAAGCAACCGCAACCGATGCTCGATGGGATGCTGATGGATTTTACGCTGAGATtcaagaaacaaagcagAATAGTCTAGATCTGCTTACCGTAGATGAGATTCTAGGCCGGGACTACAAAGACTGGGACGAGAAACCTACCAGACACGCTAATCAACTCCCGCTACGAATCGGTATCTGTTCCGTTGTCAAGCCAATACCCTGGATTGTTCGAAAGGCAGGCAATCCATACGCCTTCATCGACTGCCTGAAATCGTTCGCCTCAGAGCGCAAGTTGGACGTGGTTTCCGTTATGACCGCGTTCAGCTCAAAAGAGGGTCGGTTTTCCCGGGAATTGCTTGTTTGGGGACTTAACAGCGAGGGCGCGAATGCTGTAAAAGCCCTAATCTCCGAAGCAAGCTCCGAGTTGGGCTTGGAGGAATGGAAATCACTTgatgagggtgatgatgctCAAGGCATCAAAGATGCGTTAAGTGCTCTCGAGGATGATTCTCAATTGGCGCGTCTATGGATACAGACGAATGTGGCCAAGAGTAGGAAACAGGTTGCTCCACTTATcagagcagctgctgcctcTCTATAG
- a CDS encoding uncharacterized protein (transcript_id=CADANIAT00004935), whose amino-acid sequence MPPWTSTTPWLWLPESTPAFTSTHSTARIVLFPRSIPVHVSADTRYILFINGKRILFGPAKSYLHEYNYETIDIAPFLVPGQKNVLAAKVLRYSPVKEGNMGMVRAGIGGFILHESSGLLGVSTTEDSGWKCLPDDSVRILSSSEWNRALGPAFMQINEEVDGSLAVEGWLDGDFDDSAWLGAERSSLKTPMLPILEPWRLVPRSIPLFPETEGRFSAIIKPNSEQPGLDLAGSWRSLLRNDGSGIVEIPPNTRTAVILENESLITAFLELRFRGGAGSTVTVRCAECFEYPPPEGNLNPFARNKGDRADTSGILVGPEDSYTVSSSSTTEQEWMYEPFWFRTFRYVQLTVSTHSQPLQITRLTYRRTHYPLPINTSLSNMPLVESKKWAISLNTLLNCMQETYTDCPFYEQNQFAFDSRLQMLYSYQLSSDDRLARKTINEFHASRRGSDGLVETHFPTPFPGVTIPIFSLSWVLMLWDHIMYTVDTEASKRFVKRYLGGIDSVLNYFDSRISNAYSGMIGRFGDADSPNDEIWAFVDWTAEWSVLGPGGDFKHLAVPPAYRRTGVASYNSLFYAYVLNKAAEVCEFVGRLGLAEEYRSRAESVNEAVRRHCLRTDEDGKEILVDGPDSPTTERSQHVAVFAVLSGAFTGSRARALLCRALHPDTRGGYVKASYAQSFYLLEAAVQVGLYDELRGTLVQPWTEMVDLNLTTWAESSAMPRSDCHGWSCVPIYDIVANVIGLRPAAPGYRRVRFEPRLQLWEGGGEGVITVGIGGNGDKREVRVEWEKEGRVLLTVGSDCEVEVPTASDGSGEGDEKTYRVKKMKKGETLILTLYR is encoded by the exons ATGCCCCCTTGGACAAGCACGActccctggctctggctcccAGAGTCGACTCCCGCATTCACCTCCACACACAGCACAGCGCGCATCGTCCTCTTTC CAAGATCAATACCAGTCCACGTCTCGGCAGACACGCGCTACATCCTCTTCATTAATGGGAAGCGAATCCTCTTCGGCCCCGCAAAGTCCTACCTCCATGAATACAACTACGAGACCATAGACATCGCACCTTTCCTGGTCCCTGGACAGAAGAATGTCCTGGCCGCCAAAGTGCTCCGCTACTCACCTGTCAAGGAGGGGAATATGGGTATGGTGCGGGCCGGGATTGGGGGGTTTATCCTGCATGAGAGCTCGGGTTTGTTGGGGGTATCGACCACCGAAGACTCGGGCTGGAAATGTCTACCGGATGATTCGGTGCGTATTCTGTCAAGCAGCGAGTGGAATCGTGCGCTCGGGCCGGCGTTTATGCAAATCAATGAGGAGGTCGATGGCAGTCTAGCTGTCGAGGGCTGGCTAGATGGAGACTTCGACGACTCGGCTTGGTTGGGTGCGGAACGGTCGAGCCTGAAGACGCCTATGCTGCCGATCCTGGAGCCGTGGAGGCTTGTACCACGGTCTATCCCGCTATTTCCAGAGACAGAGGGGAGGTTTTCTGCTATCATCAAGCCAAATTCTGAACAGCCTGGGCTGGACCTGGctgggagctggagaagtctTTTACGGAATGACGGGAGTGGGATCGTCGAGATCCCACCAAACACACGCACAGCAGTGATCCTTGAGAACGAGTCCCTCATCACGGCCTTTTTGGAACTAAGATTCAGAGGGGGCGCTGGCTCTACCGTCACCGTCCGCTGCGCCGAGTGCTTCGAGTACCCACCGCCAGAAGGGAATCTGAACCCCTTTGCACGGAACAAGGGCGACAGGGCCGATACTTCAGGAATCCTTGTTGGGCCAGAGGACTCGTATACTgtttcctccagctccacgacAGAGCAGGAGTGGATGTACGAGCCATTTTGGTTCCGCACATTCCGCTATGTCCAACTGACCGTGTCCACGCACTCGCAACCCCTGCAGATAACCAGGCTGACATACCGACGCACGCACTACCCACTTCCCATAAATACAAGTCTCTCGAACATGCCTTTAGTCGAATCCAAGAAGTGGGCCATTAGCCTAAACACCTTGCTCAACTGCATGCAGGAAACATACACCGACTGTCCTTTTTACGAGCAGAACCAGTTCGCGTTCGACAGCCGCCTCCAGATGCTCTATTCCTACCAACTCTCATCTGACGATCGGCTGGCCAGGAAAACAATCAATGAGTTCCATGCCTCGCGGCGCGGAAGTGATGGGCTCGTCGAGACGCACTTCCCTACTCCGTTTCCGGGGGTGACCATTCCGATCTTCTCGCTGAGTTGGGTGCTCATGCTGTGGGATCATATCATGTACACAGTTGACACCGAGGCCAGTAAACGGTTCGTGAAGAGATACCTTGGTGGGATCGATTCGGTGCTGAACTATTTTGACTCGAGGATCTCAAATGCTTACAGCGGGATGATCGGGCGGTTTGGAGATGCAGACTCGCCCAACGACGAGATCTGGGCCTTTGTCGACTGGACAGCCGAGTGGTCTGTTCTCGGACCTGGAGGGGACTTCAAGCACCTTGCTGTTCCGCCTGCTTATCGACGGACGGGTGTGGCGAGCTACAACAGTCTCTTCTACGCATACGTGCTGAATAAGGCAGCGGAGGTATGTGAGTTTGTCGGCCGGCTCGGCCTGGCGGAGGAATATCGGTCACGAGCAGAGAGCGTCAATGAAGCTGTGAGACGGCATTGCCTTCGCACCGACGAGGACGGTAAAGAAATCCTGGTAGATGGTCCGGACAGCCCTACTACTGAACGGAGCCAGCACGTCGCCGTGTTCGCCGTTCTTTCTGGCGCCTTCACAGGATCCCGCGCCAGAGCCCTCCTCTGCCGCGCGCTCCACCCAGATACAAGGGGAGGTTATGTAAAGGCCTCGTACGCGCAATCCTTCTATCTCCTCGAGGCAGCGGTGCAGGTTGGACTCTACGATGAGCTGCGTGGGACTCTTGTACAACCGTGGACAGAAATGGTGGATCTGAACCTCACGACGTGGGCGGAGTCGTCGGCGATGCCAAGGAGCGACTGCCATGGGTGGAGTTGTGTGCCGATTTATGATATAGTTGCCAATGTCATTGGGCTCAGGCCTGCTGCGCCTGGGTACAGGAGGGTGAGGTTTGAACCGAGACTGCAGCTCtgggaggggggaggggagggggtCATTACTGTTGGAATCGGTGGAAATGGGGACAAGAGGGAAGTAAGGGTCGaatgggagaaggagggaaggGTTCTTTTGACTGTTGGGTCCGATTGTGAGGTCGAAGTTCCCACCGCCAGTGATGGGAGTGGAGAAGGCGACGAGAAGACATACcgggtgaagaagatgaaaaAAGGGGAGACGTTAATCCTCACTCTATATCGTTGA
- a CDS encoding uncharacterized protein (transcript_id=CADANIAT00004934), translated as MVLDQYTYIFAIGTIFAMLDAYNNGANDVANSWATSVSSRSISYRQAMVFGTIFEFLGAVTVGARTADTIKNGIIPPEAFEGNAGVQMLAFACALAAASSWVMWCTRHSTHVSSTYSLVSAIAGVGVATAGASSVQWGWNKGNGLGAIFAGLGMAPAISGCFGAIIFLLIKFVVHMRRNPVPWSVWTAPFFFLIAGTVCCLSIVYKGSPNLGLSKKPPGWVAGVTLGTGGAVCLLSAFFFVPFAHARVIKKDYTLKWWMFLYGPILFSRPAPADATSAELSSVPNYAVMQDDGLPPDSPETLVDEPLPPAAQSEKNPSASATEAQLDYKELVARGQERFHAKLRRGRGPLAWAMRTLHDNPIGSGEIYELHNIKILLKRIPAMITVGLLYGLHYDIHAAQSGIHGTPEGARMERVYAHATKYPNEVEHTYSFVQILTACTASFAQRRQATSGTPLGRGRFSTLPGPPARPITYHSPSRGCSMELGAAITVLVFSQYKLPVSTSMCITGATVGVGLCNGTLKAVNWQRVGLLGLGWIMTIPIAGTLAGCLMGLILNAPHFGS; from the exons ATGGTGCTCGACCAGTACACCTACATCTTCGCCATTGGCACCATCTTTGCCATGCTGGATGCCTATAACAATGGAGCCA ACGATGTCGCCAACTCCTGGGCCACCAGCGTCTCTTCCCGCTCCATCTCCTACCGCCAGGCCATGGTCTTCGGCACCATCTTCGAGTTCCTCGGCGCCGTGACCGTCGGTGCCCGCACCGCCGACACGATCAAGAACGGAATCATTCCCCCCGAAGCCTTTGAGGGCAACGCGGGCGTCCAGATGCTCGCCTTTGCGTGCGCCCtggccgccgcctcctcatgGGTGATGTGGTGCACCCGGCACTCTACGCACGTCTCGTCGACTTACTCGCTCGTCTCTGCCATcgccggcgtcggcgtcgcAACGGCCGGCGCCTCCTCCGTCCAATGGGGCTGGAACAAGGGCAACGGGTTGGGCGCCATCTTCGCCGGCCTGGGCATGGCCCCGGCCATCTCCGGCTGTTTCGGTGctatcatcttcctcctcatcaagtTCGTCGTCCACATGCGCCGCAACCCCGTCCCCTGGTCTGTCTGGACCgcgcccttcttcttccttatCGCCGGCACCGTCTGCTGTCTCTCCATCGTCTACAAGGGCTCGCCCAACCTGGGCCTTTCCAAAAAGCCGCCCGGCTGGGTCGCCGGCGTGACCCTGGGCACTGGCGGCGCCGTCTGCCTGCtctccgccttcttcttcgtcccgTTCGCGCACGCCCGTGTCATCAAGAAGGACTACACCCTCAAGTGGTGGATGTTCCTCTACGGCcccatcctcttcagccgTCCGGCCCCGGCGGACGCTACCTCCGCCGAGCTCTCCAGCGTCCCCAACTACGCCGTCATGCAGGACGACGGCCTCCCGCCCGACTCGCCAGAGACCCTCGTCGACGAGCCCCTCCCGCCAGCCGCCCAGTCGGAAAAGAACCCCTCTGCTTCAGCTACCGAGGCTCAGCTCGACTATAAGGAGCTCGTCGCTCGCGGCCAGGAGCGTTTCCACGCCAAACTCCGACGCGGCCGCGGCCCCTTGGCCTGGGCCATGCGCACCCTCCACGACAACCCGATCGGCTCCGGCGAGATCTACGAGCTGCACAACATCAAGATCCTGCTCAAGCGTATTCCTGCCATGATCACCGTTGGACTGCTCTATGGTCTGCACTACGACATTCACGCCGCGCAGTCGGGTATCCATGGGACCCCCGAGGGGGCCCGCATGGAGCGAGTGTATGCCCATGCCACCAAGTATCCCAATGAGGTCGAGCATACCTACTCCTTTGTCCAGATCCTGACGGCCTGCACTGCCTCTTTTGCGCAGCGGCGCCAAGCGACATCGGGAACTCCGTTGGGCCGTGGGCGGTTCTCTACTCTGCCTGGACCACCGGCAAGGCCA ATCACCTACCACTCGCCCAGTCGTGGGTGCTCGATGGAACTAGGCGCCGCCATTACAGTCCTTGTTTTCAGTCAGTACAAGCTGCCCGTGTCGACATCCATGTGCATTACAGGCGCGACTGTTGGAGTCGGTCTGTGCAACGGCACCCTCAAGGCCGTCAACTGGCAGCGGGTGGGACTGTTGGGACTGGGATGGATCATGACGATCCCCATTGCAGGAACGCTGGCCGGATGTCTGATGGGGTTGATTCTGAATGCGCCGCATTTTGGCTCATAG
- a CDS encoding uncharacterized protein (transcript_id=CADANIAT00004932) yields the protein MVQGSTATGEKYKPSEHGGRREDNQPDKRTQQHQFAYGKVDPHQAGHEGGKVGGHAGGVASGKGSASKYNQQGQEQLEDEEPEYEE from the exons ATGGTCCAAGGCTCAACAGCAACCGGCGAGAAGTACAAGCCTAGCG AGCACGGCGGCCGCCGTGAAGACAACCAGCCAGACAAGCGCACGCAGCAGCACCAGTTCGCCTACGGCAAAGTCGACCCGCACCAGGCTGGCCATGAGGGCGGCAAGGTCGGCGGCCACGCTGGGGGCGTCGCGAGCGGGAAGGGCAGTGCGTCCAAGTACAACCAGCAGGGacaagagcagctcgaggatgaggagccaGAATATGAGGAGTAA
- the rad14 gene encoding DNA repair protein RAD14 (transcript_id=CADANIAT00004931), with protein sequence MASDSQSTPPPSTGTLARGELTPEQRKRIQKRSENSANPSSAPPPLSQQKAKMTDTKGGFLAEEDDPFNKALHVKDGKDEKPANMTQKEWERQQLLKNLRRDRAGPFEPGISVLDEKSEQKVCRECGSLEIDWRWEEELRCRVCHACKDKFPEKYSLLTKTEAKEDYLLTDPELRDTELLPHIEKPNPHKSTWNNMMLYLRYQVEEYAFSDKKWGSPEALDAEFEKRENDKKRRREEKFKTKLDDLKKRTRVEAYRRNRKGAAGGNFGDEIGRGGRHVHQWGRSILDPETGIGTKKCVDCGMEVEELEF encoded by the exons ATGGCGTCCGACTCACAATCTACGCCGCCGCCTTCCACCGGTACCTTGGCGCGCGGAGAACTCACGCCAGAACAGCGCAAGAGGATC CAAAAGCGATCCGAGAACAGCGCGAATCCGAGCAGCGCACCGCCGCCTCTGAGCCAACAAAAGGC TAAGATGACAGACACAAAGGGCGGCTTCCTagccgaggaagacgatcCCTTCAACAAAGCTTTGCACGTAAAGGATGGCAAGGACGAGAAGCCCGCAAATATGACGCAGAAGGAGTGGGAGCGGCAACAGCTGCTCAAGAATCTGCGTCGGGATCGTGCAGGTCCCTTCGAGCCGGGGATCAGTGTGCTGGATGAGAAGAGCGAACAGAAGGTCTGTCGCGAGTGTGGCTCCCTCGAGATTGATTggcggtgggaggaggaactACGATGTCGCGTTTGTCATGCGTGCAAGGACAAGTTTCCGGAGAAATATAGCTTGCTTACAAAGACCGAGGCAAAGGAGGATTATCTTCTGACGGATC CTGAACTCCGCGACACCGAACTCCTCCCTCACATAGAAAAGCCAAATCCCCACAAATCAACCTGGAACAACATGATGCTGTATCTACGTTACCAAGTTGAAGAGTATGCATTCTCGGACAAAAAGTGGGGTTCCCCCGAGGCGCTGGACGCTGAGTTCGAGAAGCGCGAGAATGACAAGAAGCGCCGGCGCGAAGAAAAGTTCAAGACGAAGCTTGACGATCTCAAAAAGCGGACCCGAGTTGAAGCGTATCGACGAAATCGCAAGGGCGCTGCGGGTGGGAATTTCGGCGATGAGATTGGGAGGGGTGGAAGGCATGTGCATCAGTGGGGTAGGTCGATACTGGACCCCGAGACGGGGATAGGGACGAAGAAGTGTGTAGATTGTGGAatggaggttgaggagttggagttcTAG
- a CDS encoding protein cnxE (transcript_id=CADANIAT00004937), giving the protein MAEQRLKAAILVVSDTAFQDPSSDRVFGTLIDVFPADGPWEKPITKIVPDDVLQIQRAVCDWTDSPSPVNLVLISGGTGFAVKDNTPEAVTPLLHRHAPGLVHGMIAASLKVTPFAMMARPVAGTRHKSLVITLPGSPKGAKENLEAVIKLLPHACTQAAGADSRTLHAGGIKKLEAEAGVKSESQHDHHHHHHHEHTHSHSHSHGHGHGHVVPRAHTTPSERRSNDPAAGATRRYRESPYPMLSVDEALRQVSAHTPEPEVIEVPVNIDLVGYVIAEDVYAAEAVPAYLASIVDGYAVIAPESPDDGHSTKGIFPVASITHANEEGALAPLEPGTIARITTGAPLPPNANAVVMVEDTLLASSTPDGKEEATVEILTGEIKPNENVRQPGSDVALGSRILQRGDLITPVGGEIGLLAATGTRTVKVFKKPVVGVLSTGDELVEHDDPRSLQGGQIRDSNRPSILSCLKSWGIPAVDLGIARDTPAGELEQSLRDALRGVGKSNTSVDVIITTGGVSMGELDLLKPTIERSLGGTIHFGRVSMKPGKPTTFATVPFKPTSSAAGQQERSSRLIFSLPGNPASALVTLNLFVLPSLHKLIGLGQKQAALGIAPALGLPLVAVTLSHAFPLDPKRTEYHRAIVTASPKDGRLYATSTGAEGVGQRSSRVGSLASANSLLVLQPGKGSIAQGSLVEALMMGPIVREGAAVAL; this is encoded by the exons ATGGCGGAGCAGCGATTGAAGGCGGCCATTCTGGTGGTGTCAGATACTGCATTCCAGGATCCATCCTCGGATCGAGTCTTCGGCACGCTGATCGATGTGTTCCCGGCCGACGGGCCTTGGGAGAAGCCGATCACCAAGATAGTGCCGGACGATGTACTTCAGATCCAGCGAGCTGTGTGCGACTGGACAGACAGTCCCAGTCCAGTGAATCTCGTTCTTATAAGTGGTGGAACCGGCTTTGCGGTTAAGGATAACACCCCCGAGGCTGTCACGCCTCTCCTTCACCGCCATGCACCTGGTCTCGT GCATGGCATGATTGCCGCGTCGTTGAAGGTCACGCCTT TTGCTATGATGGCTCGACCTGTCGCTGGGACCCGACACAAGTCACTAGTTATCACTCTGCCCGGATCCCCAAAAGGTGCAAAGGAAAACCTTGAAGCTGTCATCAAACTGTTGCCTCACGCATGTACCCAAGCGGCTGGTGCGGACTCGAGGACGCTCCACGCTGGAGGGATCAAGAAgctcgaagctgaagctggggTAAAGTCAGAGTCAcaacatgatcatcatcaccatcatcatcacgaACATACTCACTCTCACTCTCATTctcatggtcatggccatggACACGTCGTTCCAAGAGCACATACAACGCCTTCTGAACGGCGGTCAAATGACCCCGCAGCAGGGGCAACCCGGCGATACCGCGAGTCGCCGTATCCCATGCTCTCCGTGGACGAAGCACTGAGGCAAGTTTCAGCTCACACTCCGGAGCCGGAGGTTATCGAGGTTCCGGTGAATATTGACCTCGTCGGATACGTTATCGCGGAAGATGTTTACGCCGCCGAGGCGGTTCCAGCATACCTTGCAAGTATCGTTGATGGATATGCTGTCATTGCTCCTGAATCTCCAGATGACGGACACAGTACAAAGGGAATCTTTCCTGTGGCTTCTATTACCCACGCCAATGAGGAGGGAGCGCTAGCACCGCTTGAGCCAGGCACCATCGCCCGGATAACAACCGgcgctcctcttccgccCAATGCGAATGCGGTGGTCATGGTGGAGGATACTTTACTAGCGTCATCGACACCTGATGGCAAGGAAGAAGCGACTGTCGAGATTCTAACTGGAGAGATCAAGCCCAATGAGAACGTGCGGCAGCCGGGAAGCGATGTCGCTCTAGGATCCAGGATCCTTCAGCGGGGTGACCTAATCACGCCTGTCGGTGGTGAAATAGGCCTGCTGGCAGCTACCGGGACAAGGACCGTCAAGGTATTCAAGAAGCCCGTCGTGGGTGTTTTGAGTACTGGCGACGAGCTCGTAGAGCACGACGATCCCCGGTCTCTTCAGGGAGGGCAGATTCGAGACTCAAATCGGCCCTCGATCCTATCTTGCCTGAAATCATGGGGGATTCCCGCCGTTGATCTAGGTATTGCCCGCGATACGCCTGCGGGCGAGCTGGAACAAAGCCTACGGGATGCTCTTCGTGGAGTCGGAAAGTCCAACACCAGCGTCGATGTAATCATCACTACAGGCGGTGTTTCTATGGGGGAGCTCGATCTGCTAAAGCCCACCATTGAACGCTCTCTCGGCGGGACTATCCACTTCGGTCGTGTCTCCATGAAACCAGGAAAGCCGACCACTTTTGCCACCGTTCCGTTCAAGCCAACGTCCTCTGCAGCAGGCCAACAAGAACGCAGCTCTCGACTgatcttctctctccctgGCAACCCAGCCTCAGCACTGGTCACTTTGAATCTCTTTGTCCTCCCCTCATTACACAAGCTCATCGGCCTCGGCCAGAAGCAGGCTGCATTAGGCATCGCGCCGGCGCTTGGACTACCCCTTGTAGCAGTAACATTGTCACATGCTTTCCCGCTTGACCCTAAACGCACGGAGTACCATCGGGCTATTGTTACAGCGTCTCCCAAAGATGGACGGCTCTATGCCACAAGTACAGGGGCAGAGGGCGTAGGACAGCGTAGTTCCCGGGTCGGTAGTCTAGCCAGTGCTAATTCTCTCCTGGTGCTTCAGCCTGGGAAGGGCTCGATTGCGCAAGGGAGTCTGGTCGAGGCACTGATGATGGGGCCTATTGTACGTGAAGGTGCTGCGGTTGCACTATGA
- a CDS encoding oleate hydratase (transcript_id=CADANIAT00004933), with translation MASTQENRPSKNQREAWIVGSGTAALASALYLIQLAGIPPQKVHILDAHGSLGQALHNHGDCSSGYDQFAGCLPVPVGEPLRKLLALVPSVQNENWSVIDEIEKANAEFEQVQSGSSTGKEKGGKKNKKKQDRKGHTQFLVQRNGELLTIPTDCLNLNVHHRVSLMKLFYKREISLQRKQISDCLPPSFFDSTFWAIWSAQFGFQPAHSASEFRRTLRQYIQKFHSHGLAMLSCLDITGRYQFEAVFSPIYHFLRSLEVDYRFDARVKDIGTTMREGQTVVDRIDYIADGFELRQPVGVDDIVILTLGSTVSGSTTGTNADPPLREPLQPGEALDANWELWLELEARHPGLGDPYNFCTKQRESMIESFTVTTEDLEVYARLCTLSKSPEGAGPGAGSFIALQESPWRMNVCLPTQPVFSEQPPNVRVFWGFASFPENQGKFVRKPMVACCGAEVMEELLAHLHLDPRHLIKRTMTVPRVMPRMSAILLPRALGDRPAVIPPCISNLGLVGQFCELPHQSCVDMSYSVRTAQRAVADLTGLEADERDERHWCHLSLLFRILFWK, from the coding sequence ATGGCCTCTACGCAAGAAAACCGGCCCTCCAAAAACCAACGTGAAGCCTGGATCGTCGGCAGCGGCACCGCAGCCCTTGCGTCCGCGCTGTACCTAATCCAACTGGCAGGCATTCCGCCACAAAAAGTCCACATCCTTGACGCACATGGCTCTCTCGGCCAGGCGCTGCACAACCACGGCGACTGCTCCTCGGGCTACGACCAGTTCGCCGGGTGCTTACCGGTACCTGTGGGCGAGCCGCTGCGGAAACTCCTTGCGTTGGTTCCGTCCGTACAGAATGAGAATTGGTCTGTGATTGATGAGATCGAAAAGGCAAACGCGGAATTTGAGCAGGTCCAATCGGGGTCGAGCacggggaaggagaagggaggaaagaagaacaagaagaagcaagacaGAAAGGGCCACACGCAGTTCCTCGTGCAACGCAACGGCGAGCTCCTGACCATCCCGACAGACTGCCTTAACCTGAATGTCCACCACCGCGTCTCGTTGATGAAGCTCTTCTACAAACGCGAAATCAGTCTGCAACGAAAACAGATCAGTGACTGTCTACCGCCGAGTTTCTTCGACAGCACATTCTGGGCGATCTGGTCCGCGCAGTTCGGGTTCCAGCCGGCACACAGCGCGAGCGAGTTCCGGCGCACGCTCAGACAATATATCCAAAAATTTCACAGCCATGGCCTTGCGATGCTGAGCTGCTTGGACATCACGGGGCGGTATCAGTTCGAGGCAGTGTTCTCGCCGATATACCACTTCCTGCGGAGTCTGGAAGTGGACTACCGGTTCGATGCGCGGGTGAAGGATATTGGGACGACAATGAGAGAGGGGCAGACGGTCGTGGACAGAATCGATTACATCGCGGATGGGTTTGAGTTGAGACAGCCGGTCGGTGTGGACGATATAGTGATCCTCACGCTGGGGTCGACGGTGTCAGGGTCGACGACGGGCACGAACGCCGACCCTCCGCTCAGGGAGCCGTTGCAGCCGGGCGAGGCGCTGGACGCGAACTGGGAGCTGTGGCTGGAACTGGAGGCGAGGCATCCCGGGCTTGGGGATCCGTATAACTTCTGCACGAAGCAGAGAGAGTCGATGATCGAGAGTTTCACCGTCACGACCGAGGACCTGGAGGTCTACGCGCGGCTCTGCACACTCTCGAAGAGCCCCGAGGGGGCTGGGCCAGGGGCTGGCTCGTTCATCGCGCTGCAGGAGAGTCCCTGGCGGATGAACGTTTGCCTACCGACGCAGCCGGTCTTCTCAGAGCAGCCGCCCAATGTGCGCGTCTTTTGGGGGTTCGCCAGCTTCCCCGAAAACCAGGGGAAATTTGTGCGCAAGCCGATGGTAGCGTGCTGCGGCGCCGAGGTCATGGAAGAACTGCTGGCGCATCTACATTTGGACCCGCGCCATCTGATCAAGCGCACGATGACGGTGCCGAGAGTGATGCCGCGGATGAGCGCGATCCTGCTGCCCAGGGCGCTGGGCGATCGCCCAGCGGTGATTCCGCCGTGCATCTCGAATCTCGGCCTGGTTGGGCAGTTTTGCGAGCTGCCGCATCAGAGCTGCGTGGATATGAGCTACAGCGTGCGGACGGCGCAGCGGGCAGTCGCAGATCTGACGGGGCTGGAGGCAGACGAAAGAGATGAGCGGCACTGGTGTCATTTGAGCTTGCTGTTCAGGATCCTGTTCTGGAAGTGA